The proteins below are encoded in one region of Halodesulfovibrio sp. MK-HDV:
- a CDS encoding ammonium transporter: MSVYKSTLSRTGLITVMTVLALGASATVVHAEDEVMYLTQTNANIVWTLLAAMLVMFMQAGFTLVECGLTRSKNAGNILMKNMLDFAVGTMMFLMFGYGLMFGGDFFGLFGTDGFFLSFIDVPSVTRDFDITFWLFQSVFAATAATIVSGSVAERTKFQAYILISVVITGLIYPVAGHWAWGGLTGSTGWLESFGFVDFAGSTVVHSLGGWVALAGAMAVGPRIGKYMPDKKPRAILGHNMPMAGLGVFILWFGWFGFNAGSTTVADGSIGYIAMNTSLAGCAGMIAAMITVWIRFGKPEASMTMNGILAGLVGVTAGCSELSPFGAIAIGAICGVVVVLAIQFIDTVLCIDDPVGAISVHGVCGAVGTLGVGLFASPNFGSVTGFFYNGDLSQFGVQLLGVVVFFAWAFGVGTVCFKLIDKVVGLRVSSVEEIKGLDITEHGSEAYNGFQIFSVE; the protein is encoded by the coding sequence ATGTCTGTGTACAAAAGCACGTTGTCCCGAACAGGGTTGATTACAGTAATGACAGTTTTGGCGCTTGGCGCAAGCGCAACAGTAGTACATGCCGAAGACGAGGTTATGTATCTGACACAAACAAACGCGAACATAGTATGGACTCTGCTCGCTGCCATGCTCGTGATGTTTATGCAGGCCGGATTCACTTTGGTTGAATGCGGACTAACTCGATCAAAGAACGCTGGTAACATTCTCATGAAGAACATGTTGGATTTTGCCGTTGGAACTATGATGTTCCTTATGTTTGGTTACGGGTTAATGTTTGGCGGAGATTTTTTTGGGTTGTTTGGAACTGACGGGTTCTTTCTCTCTTTCATCGATGTTCCGTCTGTCACTAGGGATTTCGATATTACATTCTGGCTGTTCCAGTCTGTATTTGCAGCAACAGCGGCAACAATCGTTTCCGGTAGTGTTGCAGAACGTACTAAATTTCAGGCGTACATTTTGATTAGTGTCGTCATCACAGGTCTTATCTACCCTGTAGCAGGCCATTGGGCTTGGGGTGGTCTTACCGGAAGCACGGGCTGGCTCGAATCTTTTGGTTTTGTAGATTTTGCAGGATCAACAGTTGTTCACTCCCTCGGCGGCTGGGTTGCATTAGCAGGTGCCATGGCTGTAGGTCCGCGAATTGGTAAATACATGCCGGACAAAAAGCCGCGTGCGATTCTTGGGCACAATATGCCTATGGCTGGTCTCGGTGTATTTATTCTTTGGTTTGGCTGGTTCGGATTTAACGCCGGATCAACAACCGTAGCTGACGGTAGCATTGGCTACATTGCAATGAATACCAGCTTGGCTGGTTGCGCAGGTATGATTGCAGCCATGATCACAGTATGGATACGTTTTGGTAAGCCGGAAGCATCCATGACTATGAACGGCATCCTTGCCGGACTTGTCGGTGTTACCGCTGGTTGTAGTGAACTTTCACCGTTCGGTGCAATCGCTATCGGCGCAATTTGCGGCGTAGTAGTAGTTCTGGCCATACAGTTTATTGATACCGTTCTGTGCATTGATGACCCTGTAGGCGCTATCTCTGTTCACGGTGTCTGCGGTGCTGTCGGCACCCTCGGCGTTGGTTTATTTGCATCACCAAATTTTGGCTCTGTAACTGGATTTTTCTATAACGGAGATCTGTCACAGTTCGGAGTTCAGCTTTTAGGGGTTGTCGTCTTCTTTGCATGGGCATTCGGCGTCGGCACCGTCTGTTTTAAACTGATTGATAAAGTAGTTGGATTACGCGTTTCCAGCGTTGAAGAAATTAAGGGACTGGATATTACCGAGCATGGTTCTGAAGCCTACAACGGATTCCAGATTTTCAGTGTCGAATAA
- a CDS encoding P-II family nitrogen regulator codes for MKNVVAFIRPERLPQVKQELFAKDLFGLSVNNILGSGQQKGFTETYRGVTEEVNLLKKLRIELVVHEERLNDAISAIEQGARTATEGDGIIYFHSIEGVRRIRTGEDL; via the coding sequence ATGAAGAATGTCGTTGCTTTTATCAGACCAGAACGTCTCCCGCAGGTTAAGCAGGAGTTGTTCGCCAAAGATCTTTTCGGATTGTCTGTTAACAATATTCTTGGGAGCGGACAGCAGAAGGGTTTTACAGAAACGTACCGTGGTGTAACTGAGGAAGTGAATCTTCTTAAGAAGCTGCGTATTGAACTGGTTGTTCATGAAGAACGTTTGAACGACGCTATCTCTGCCATTGAACAAGGCGCCAGAACTGCAACAGAAGGTGATGGTATCATCTACTTCCATAGCATCGAAGGCGTCCGAAGAATTCGAACAGGCGAGGACTTATAG
- the aroE gene encoding shikimate dehydrogenase, with the protein MTAPQKKLYGIIGHPLGHTMSPALHNSGFNMFSLQSVYMAFPTPPEKLAEFMESFRTLPMYGASVTIPHKETVMEYVDTITPRAEKVGAVNTLYWKDDAIVGDNTDVLGFMAPLKDKKKTLKKALVLGAGGAAKAVLAGLQELGISNITICNRTAQRAENLATQFNIDAVAWENRGSVDADLVINTTPMGMSGEHVDATPFTAEMFQEHGTAYDLVYNPLETTFLRTAKEAGWETIDGLHMFAAQGAEQFKLWTGKNIPHEHIRKLVSNLLSL; encoded by the coding sequence ATGACTGCTCCTCAAAAAAAATTATACGGAATCATCGGACACCCGCTAGGTCACACCATGAGCCCCGCCCTGCACAATAGCGGGTTCAATATGTTTTCCCTTCAGTCCGTGTACATGGCATTCCCTACCCCGCCTGAAAAACTTGCTGAATTTATGGAAAGCTTCCGAACTTTGCCTATGTATGGGGCAAGCGTCACTATTCCGCACAAAGAAACAGTCATGGAATACGTTGATACAATTACACCTCGGGCAGAAAAGGTCGGCGCAGTAAATACACTTTACTGGAAAGATGATGCTATTGTTGGTGACAACACTGACGTTCTCGGCTTCATGGCGCCGCTCAAAGATAAAAAGAAGACTCTTAAAAAGGCTCTTGTACTTGGTGCAGGAGGAGCTGCAAAGGCTGTTTTGGCGGGATTACAAGAACTCGGCATCAGCAACATCACGATTTGCAACCGCACAGCGCAAAGAGCGGAAAATCTTGCAACACAGTTCAATATTGACGCCGTTGCGTGGGAAAATCGCGGTTCCGTTGATGCAGATCTCGTCATAAACACAACCCCTATGGGCATGTCCGGCGAGCATGTAGATGCGACTCCGTTCACAGCAGAAATGTTTCAAGAGCACGGCACGGCGTATGACCTTGTTTATAATCCTCTTGAAACAACTTTCCTTCGCACCGCAAAAGAAGCAGGTTGGGAAACCATAGACGGCCTGCATATGTTCGCAGCACAGGGTGCAGAACAGTTCAAACTATGGACTGGTAAAAACATTCCACACGAGCATATCCGTAAACTCGTTTCAAACCTTCTGAGTCTTTAA
- a CDS encoding AMP-binding protein, whose product MYPLSTYTLTAVLERSADLFPDQPALSNAGGTPITYKEFATAVQGLQGLLVEHGINAGDKVAILSESTPNWGIAYFAITAMGAIAVPILPDFHPDAVHHIIRHSEVSAVIVSQKLFNKVEDGQYDELPILFLMETFSPVAFDEEPQKLKELKKAGLREFRSLLDKARDLTQKFIEREHAEKIKGSVSLFSAGNTVSQDDVAAIIYTSGTTGHSKGVVLTHGNIVSNAYAVRSIVEVGPGDRLLSILPLSHTYECTLGLILPIMNGAHINYMDKPPTARALLPAMALVKPTVMLSVPLVIEKIFKAAILPKLTSSWAKRLLYKAARPKLHALAGKKLLETFGGSLRVFCIGGAAIAPEVERFLKEANFPYAIGYGLTETSPLLAGTGPAQTRLYSTGYKLEGVELKIDNPHPETGEGEILAKGPCVMQEYYKAPEITKSVFTDDGWFRTGDLGKFDSDDFLYIRGRLKNVIVGPSGENIYPEELEGMIMQSPWVLETIVYEQDRKLIARIHLDRSKVDDEFGSLHASKLEEKVLKLLEEIRSTVNNKVAGFSRIMKVTEQTEPFEKTPTQKIKRYLYIN is encoded by the coding sequence ATGTACCCACTTTCTACGTATACACTGACCGCTGTGCTCGAACGCAGTGCTGATTTGTTCCCAGATCAACCGGCACTTTCGAATGCTGGCGGAACCCCCATTACCTACAAAGAATTTGCTACTGCCGTTCAGGGGTTGCAGGGACTACTTGTTGAGCATGGTATCAATGCTGGCGACAAGGTTGCTATTTTAAGTGAAAGTACACCAAACTGGGGCATTGCTTATTTTGCAATTACTGCCATGGGCGCAATCGCTGTACCTATTCTTCCAGATTTTCATCCGGACGCAGTGCACCACATCATCCGTCATTCTGAAGTAAGCGCAGTTATTGTTTCCCAAAAGCTGTTTAATAAAGTTGAAGACGGCCAGTATGATGAGCTGCCAATTCTTTTCTTGATGGAAACATTCTCTCCGGTTGCATTTGACGAAGAGCCGCAAAAGCTGAAGGAATTAAAAAAGGCAGGTCTTCGTGAATTCCGTTCTCTTTTGGACAAGGCACGTGATCTGACACAAAAATTTATTGAGCGGGAACACGCAGAGAAAATTAAAGGCTCAGTCAGTCTTTTTTCTGCTGGAAATACCGTATCTCAAGACGATGTTGCTGCAATCATCTACACTTCCGGTACTACTGGGCATTCCAAAGGGGTTGTCCTTACCCATGGCAACATTGTTTCAAATGCATATGCCGTTCGTTCCATTGTTGAAGTCGGCCCCGGCGACAGACTGCTCTCTATCCTTCCGCTTTCCCATACATATGAATGCACACTCGGATTAATCCTACCGATTATGAACGGTGCGCATATTAACTACATGGATAAGCCGCCTACAGCGCGCGCCTTATTGCCTGCTATGGCGTTAGTTAAACCGACTGTCATGTTGTCCGTTCCACTTGTTATTGAGAAAATTTTTAAAGCTGCAATATTACCAAAGCTGACAAGCAGCTGGGCAAAACGCCTATTATATAAAGCTGCACGTCCTAAACTGCACGCCCTTGCCGGAAAAAAGTTGCTGGAAACATTCGGCGGCAGCTTGCGTGTTTTCTGTATCGGCGGCGCAGCTATTGCGCCGGAAGTTGAACGCTTTTTAAAGGAAGCAAACTTCCCGTATGCTATCGGATACGGACTGACTGAAACCAGCCCGTTACTGGCTGGCACAGGCCCCGCACAGACTCGTTTATACTCTACAGGGTACAAACTTGAAGGTGTCGAGCTGAAGATTGATAATCCGCACCCAGAAACTGGTGAAGGTGAAATCCTCGCAAAAGGCCCATGCGTCATGCAGGAGTACTATAAAGCTCCTGAGATTACGAAATCTGTATTCACAGACGATGGTTGGTTCCGAACTGGTGATCTCGGTAAATTTGACAGCGATGACTTCCTTTACATTCGAGGTCGCCTTAAAAATGTCATTGTAGGCCCGAGTGGTGAAAATATTTATCCTGAAGAACTTGAAGGCATGATTATGCAGTCCCCGTGGGTGCTGGAAACCATCGTCTACGAACAAGATAGAAAACTTATCGCCCGTATTCACCTTGATAGAAGTAAAGTGGACGACGAATTCGGCTCGTTGCATGCGAGCAAGCTTGAAGAAAAAGTTCTTAAACTGCTGGAAGAAATCCGCTCCACCGTAAACAACAAAGTTGCCGGTTTCTCCCGAATTATGAAAGTTACTGAACAAACTGAGCCGTTTGAAAAAACTCCCACACAGAAAATTAAACGATACTTGTACATCAACTAA
- a CDS encoding Dabb family protein, which translates to MIKHIVWFTLKEEAEGASAADNAAKTVAMLRDLEGKIPSLKTLDVSMEFTSTTTEDVQVILLSTHDDEAGLADYANHPLHVECVGFIKKVISGRKAIDFVV; encoded by the coding sequence ATGATTAAACATATCGTTTGGTTTACTCTCAAAGAAGAAGCTGAAGGCGCATCCGCAGCAGACAACGCAGCTAAGACTGTAGCAATGCTCCGTGATCTTGAAGGAAAAATTCCTTCCCTCAAAACTCTCGACGTTTCTATGGAGTTTACAAGCACCACCACTGAAGACGTGCAGGTGATTCTCCTCTCTACCCACGATGACGAAGCAGGGCTCGCAGATTACGCGAACCACCCGCTGCATGTTGAATGTGTGGGCTTTATCAAAAAAGTTATCTCAGGTCGCAAAGCTATCGATTTTGTAGTTTAG
- a CDS encoding FeS-binding protein, which yields MTNIIRRLWVPLMALMAITGMGQMPIFKRYYIADIPGLAWLGQPFTVHWVHYIGAAVLMFIIAWFVTLWVAKQPKLTTSGILRIILLALLVVTGYVRVMKNLPDVHFSPMITMLIDWSHLLFAMLLGIAAVWCVRTGRKAYIEE from the coding sequence ATGACTAACATCATCCGCAGACTCTGGGTGCCGCTCATGGCACTTATGGCCATAACAGGCATGGGACAAATGCCCATCTTCAAGCGTTACTACATTGCCGACATCCCCGGCCTTGCATGGCTGGGACAGCCTTTTACCGTCCACTGGGTGCATTACATAGGCGCAGCCGTGCTCATGTTCATAATCGCATGGTTCGTAACGCTATGGGTAGCAAAGCAGCCCAAACTGACAACATCAGGAATCCTCCGCATCATACTTCTCGCGCTACTCGTCGTCACAGGCTACGTGCGTGTGATGAAAAATTTACCTGACGTACATTTCTCGCCAATGATCACCATGCTCATAGACTGGTCGCATCTCCTCTTCGCCATGCTGCTCGGTATTGCCGCCGTTTGGTGTGTGCGAACTGGACGAAAAGCGTACATTGAAGAATAA
- a CDS encoding 4Fe-4S dicluster domain-containing protein: MKKSPKKNSSPNTPISRRTFLKVFGAAGATACASSVHPAEAQNSAPKEELMTVLDISKCIGCGECVTACTESNAHKYPTVRKPIPKMFPPRVKVEDWSDKKDVDDRLTPYNWLFIQTAEVEHNGEAHEINIPRRCLHCTNPPCANLCPWGAARKEDTGVVRIHEDICLGGAKCRTVCPWHIPQRQSGAGLYLDLLPRFAGNGTMLKCDRCYDKIAQGEQPACITACPENVQRIGKRSEMIAYAKELAAATNGYIYGLEENGGTNTIYVSPVPFDKLNNAIDKGKGKPHLAPVENSMANEETLTSALIAAPIAGVAAGVLKVLSDARKEKNND; encoded by the coding sequence ATGAAGAAGTCCCCGAAAAAAAACTCATCACCCAATACGCCTATCTCCCGACGAACCTTTCTGAAAGTTTTCGGAGCTGCCGGAGCTACAGCCTGTGCCTCTTCGGTGCATCCCGCTGAGGCACAGAATTCAGCACCAAAAGAAGAGCTCATGACTGTGCTCGACATATCAAAATGTATTGGCTGTGGGGAATGCGTAACCGCCTGTACAGAATCGAACGCACACAAATACCCCACGGTTCGCAAGCCAATTCCGAAAATGTTCCCACCACGCGTAAAAGTTGAAGACTGGTCAGACAAAAAAGATGTTGATGACCGACTCACTCCCTACAACTGGCTTTTCATCCAGACTGCAGAAGTGGAACACAACGGCGAAGCACACGAAATTAACATTCCACGCCGATGCCTGCACTGCACAAACCCACCGTGCGCCAACCTCTGTCCGTGGGGCGCTGCACGCAAAGAAGATACAGGTGTAGTCCGCATACATGAAGACATCTGTCTTGGCGGCGCTAAATGCCGAACGGTATGCCCTTGGCACATCCCCCAACGACAAAGTGGTGCAGGCCTCTATCTCGACCTGCTCCCGCGCTTTGCCGGAAATGGAACCATGCTCAAGTGTGACCGCTGCTACGACAAAATCGCCCAAGGCGAGCAGCCTGCATGCATCACAGCCTGCCCGGAGAATGTGCAACGCATCGGTAAGCGCAGCGAAATGATCGCATACGCAAAAGAGCTCGCAGCCGCCACAAACGGCTACATATACGGACTGGAAGAAAACGGCGGAACAAACACAATTTATGTATCACCAGTGCCTTTCGATAAGCTCAACAACGCCATCGACAAGGGCAAAGGAAAGCCGCATCTCGCACCGGTAGAAAATTCCATGGCGAATGAAGAAACATTAACGTCTGCACTCATAGCCGCGCCAATTGCGGGTGTCGCAGCAGGCGTCCTTAAAGTTCTCTCTGACGCACGCAAGGAGAAGAACAATGACTAA
- a CDS encoding DUF1508 domain-containing protein yields MDEKWDFYKDYAKEWRWRRKTASGKTIGASPQGYKSKQECLDNAKQHGFTS; encoded by the coding sequence ATGGATGAAAAGTGGGACTTCTACAAAGATTACGCAAAAGAATGGCGTTGGCGCAGAAAAACAGCCAGCGGCAAAACTATTGGTGCCTCTCCACAAGGGTACAAAAGCAAACAAGAATGTTTGGATAATGCAAAGCAGCACGGCTTTACTAGTTAA
- a CDS encoding DEAD/DEAH box helicase: protein MTDDPRNSASEDAPAKQKKFVDPADRIAAEISGITEPEDALPPITLEDLPERVREACARAGWNKLMPVQAHAMPYQLARRDIMIQSRTGSGKTGAYILPALDRVDTSKKHAQMLVLVPTRELALQVEYEAATLFEGTGITSCAVYGGVGYGKQVDKLNSGAHVIIGTPGRVLDHLIRRTLDLSKARILVFDEADRMLSIGFYPDMVQIKGYLPRSRSTFLLSATYPPRVIQLAGEFMHKPSMLSLSHQQVHVIDTPHVFYNAKPMDKDRVLVRVMEVENPSSAIIFCNTKANVHYVAAVLKGFGYDADELSADLSQSKREQVLTKLREGRVRFLVATDVAARGIDIPDLSHVILYEPPEDRESYIHRAGRTGRAGASGEVISLVDIMQKLELKRIGAHYKISLQERETPTDEDVAKVAGLRLTAMLEGSLRDKTNLEKERMKRFIPLLKELAQDDEQLLLAAQLLDDLYQQTLHTPPPAPEAAKEKKQDSNGQKEQRNTQGQQRRHTRPRRRKPTQNSAD, encoded by the coding sequence ATGACAGACGACCCTCGCAACAGCGCTTCAGAAGATGCCCCAGCAAAACAAAAGAAATTCGTAGACCCTGCGGATAGAATTGCCGCGGAGATTTCCGGCATCACTGAACCGGAAGATGCGCTGCCACCAATCACACTGGAAGATCTTCCTGAAAGAGTCCGCGAAGCCTGCGCTCGTGCAGGATGGAATAAGCTTATGCCTGTTCAGGCACATGCTATGCCGTACCAGCTTGCTCGCAGAGATATTATGATTCAGTCCCGCACTGGTAGCGGTAAAACTGGTGCATATATCCTTCCTGCGTTGGATCGAGTAGACACCTCCAAAAAACATGCGCAGATGCTCGTACTTGTTCCTACCCGCGAACTCGCTTTGCAGGTTGAATACGAAGCAGCCACCCTTTTTGAAGGCACCGGAATCACTTCCTGCGCAGTATACGGCGGCGTCGGATACGGAAAACAGGTAGATAAGCTCAACAGTGGCGCCCATGTTATCATCGGCACACCAGGTCGCGTACTTGACCACCTTATCCGCCGCACATTGGATCTTTCAAAAGCGCGTATTCTTGTATTTGACGAAGCAGACAGAATGCTTTCCATCGGGTTCTACCCGGACATGGTTCAAATCAAAGGATACCTGCCCCGTAGCCGTTCTACATTCCTTCTTTCCGCAACCTATCCTCCGCGCGTTATCCAGCTCGCAGGGGAGTTCATGCACAAACCTTCCATGCTGAGTCTTTCACACCAGCAGGTACACGTTATTGATACGCCACACGTATTCTACAACGCAAAACCAATGGATAAAGACCGTGTGCTTGTTCGCGTAATGGAAGTAGAAAACCCATCTTCCGCCATTATCTTCTGTAACACAAAAGCCAACGTGCATTACGTAGCAGCAGTCCTCAAAGGCTTCGGCTATGATGCAGACGAACTTTCTGCCGACCTTTCTCAGTCCAAACGAGAACAGGTTCTTACAAAACTGCGTGAAGGCCGTGTTCGCTTCCTCGTAGCAACAGACGTTGCAGCACGCGGTATCGACATCCCGGATCTTTCCCACGTAATTTTATATGAACCACCGGAAGATCGTGAATCATACATTCACCGTGCAGGCCGTACAGGCCGTGCTGGTGCCAGCGGCGAAGTAATATCTCTTGTAGATATTATGCAGAAGCTGGAGTTGAAGCGCATCGGTGCCCATTACAAAATTTCTCTTCAGGAACGCGAAACACCTACAGACGAAGACGTTGCTAAGGTTGCAGGTCTACGTCTGACAGCAATGCTGGAAGGTAGTCTCCGCGATAAAACCAACCTTGAAAAAGAACGTATGAAACGGTTTATTCCGCTTCTTAAAGAGCTTGCTCAAGATGACGAACAGCTTCTTCTGGCCGCACAGCTCCTCGACGATCTGTACCAGCAAACCCTGCACACTCCTCCACCAGCTCCAGAAGCTGCCAAGGAAAAAAAGCAGGATAGCAATGGTCAAAAAGAACAGCGCAATACTCAGGGGCAGCAGCGACGCCATACTCGTCCACGCCGCAGAAAACCTACACAGAACAGCGCCGACTAA
- a CDS encoding precorrin-8X methylmutase translates to MTKTPLQPYFSPDNIEQRSFEIIDSEVPEPRPFAGDTWTIARRLIHTTADFDLLNHIIIHPEAIAAGVNAIKNGCTIFTDTEMARSGIPVRRTTPFGCTTQCLLNRPDVVEKAQETGSTRAQAAMDAAAPEIGDSIMVIGNAPTALIRLMQHLENGGTPPALIVGMPVGFVNAAESKEILLAQSTVPYITIRGRKGGSPLAAATVNALAILAATT, encoded by the coding sequence ATGACTAAGACTCCGTTGCAACCATATTTTTCGCCAGACAACATTGAGCAACGCTCTTTTGAAATTATCGACAGCGAAGTGCCGGAACCGCGTCCTTTTGCCGGTGACACATGGACTATCGCCCGTCGCCTTATCCACACCACTGCGGATTTTGATTTGCTGAACCATATTATAATCCACCCTGAAGCTATTGCTGCGGGTGTGAACGCAATCAAAAACGGCTGTACAATTTTTACGGATACAGAAATGGCGCGCTCTGGTATTCCTGTTCGACGCACAACGCCGTTCGGCTGCACAACACAGTGCCTGCTCAACCGTCCTGACGTTGTAGAAAAAGCACAGGAAACCGGCTCTACCCGTGCACAGGCTGCAATGGATGCAGCAGCTCCGGAAATCGGCGATTCTATCATGGTTATCGGCAATGCACCGACAGCTTTAATCCGGCTTATGCAGCACTTAGAAAACGGCGGAACACCTCCTGCACTCATAGTAGGAATGCCTGTCGGCTTCGTTAATGCCGCTGAATCCAAAGAAATACTTCTTGCACAATCTACTGTTCCTTATATAACCATTCGCGGACGAAAGGGTGGTTCGCCACTTGCAGCCGCAACAGTGAATGCTTTGGCGATCCTTGCCGCAACCACATAG
- a CDS encoding cobyrinate a,c-diamide synthase — MTKTIVIGGTQSGSGKTLISLAVMAALTRRGLNVQPFKCGPDFIDPGLHAVVTGNASINLDGWMLSKKACIAAYENAMSPAKKTSPDIAVIEGVMGLFDGASGSEDAGSTAQIAKWLNAQVLLVIDGRSMARSFAAIAHGFTTLDPELTFIGCIANRVSSPNHTSLVREAMKTYCPDILLAGCMPRNDAITLPSRHLGLITAEEGVLNAERITALADWAEENIDFDQMLSQLPEHKFSTPPKKHSKSASRKKVRIAVAKDAAFCFCYPDNLRILEENGAEIVHFSPLADTALPKKIDGLYLPGGYPELYAERLGLNASMRSSIRTFSKSGNPVYAECGGFMYLAQQITTEAATYPMCDVFNIHCTMDKRHRALGYREITTTADSILGNKGTTARGHEFHYSFTEESTAHASLYKVTDRKGSETSTSGYATQNTVGSYVHLHFASQPSVAKAIVEACLRTRDLHD, encoded by the coding sequence ATGACAAAAACCATCGTAATTGGCGGTACACAAAGCGGCAGTGGTAAAACACTCATCAGCCTTGCTGTTATGGCAGCTCTTACACGCCGGGGACTCAATGTTCAGCCGTTTAAATGCGGGCCAGACTTTATTGACCCCGGACTGCATGCTGTTGTCACAGGCAATGCAAGCATTAACCTTGATGGATGGATGCTTTCAAAGAAAGCCTGTATCGCCGCCTACGAAAACGCCATGTCTCCTGCAAAAAAGACATCGCCCGACATTGCAGTTATCGAAGGAGTCATGGGGCTCTTCGACGGAGCCAGCGGCAGCGAGGACGCAGGCTCAACTGCACAGATTGCTAAATGGCTCAACGCGCAGGTACTGCTGGTTATTGACGGCCGTTCCATGGCTCGATCCTTTGCTGCCATTGCCCATGGCTTTACAACTCTCGATCCCGAGCTTACCTTCATAGGATGCATTGCTAACAGGGTGAGCAGTCCGAACCACACATCACTTGTCCGCGAAGCTATGAAGACATACTGTCCGGACATTCTGCTTGCCGGTTGTATGCCGCGTAATGATGCCATTACCCTTCCTTCGCGCCATCTCGGACTGATCACGGCGGAAGAAGGTGTTCTCAACGCAGAGCGCATTACAGCGCTTGCTGACTGGGCAGAAGAAAACATTGATTTTGATCAGATGCTTTCTCAACTGCCGGAACATAAATTTTCAACTCCCCCAAAAAAGCATAGCAAGTCGGCATCGCGGAAAAAGGTGCGCATTGCGGTGGCCAAAGATGCGGCCTTCTGCTTTTGCTATCCGGATAATTTACGCATTCTTGAAGAAAACGGTGCTGAAATTGTCCACTTTTCACCGCTTGCAGATACAGCTCTGCCAAAAAAAATTGATGGATTATACTTGCCGGGGGGCTATCCTGAATTATATGCAGAGCGGTTGGGACTCAACGCCTCTATGCGTTCTTCCATCCGCACATTCTCTAAATCCGGAAACCCTGTGTACGCCGAATGCGGCGGCTTTATGTACCTTGCACAACAAATTACAACCGAAGCAGCCACATACCCCATGTGTGACGTATTCAACATACATTGCACTATGGACAAACGACACAGAGCGCTTGGCTACAGAGAAATAACAACAACTGCTGACTCCATTTTAGGTAACAAAGGCACTACAGCGCGCGGTCACGAGTTTCACTACTCATTTACAGAAGAAAGCACTGCACACGCCTCACTCTACAAAGTGACTGATAGAAAAGGCTCAGAAACATCAACCTCCGGCTATGCCACACAAAACACAGTCGGCTCATATGTACATTTACACTTTGCTTCGCAACCGTCCGTTGCAAAAGCCATTGTAGAAGCTTGCTTACGAACAAGGGATCTCCATGACTAA
- a CDS encoding MucR family transcriptional regulator codes for MESYLKEALEIVKAQASVRTMTEEEITTMVRKLAGGIKEISASCSVDDDSTSKMIDPKKAIKEKSITCVECGKSFKIITKKHLATHELTPEEYRARCGYKKNTPLVCKSLQRERRKKMKDMRLWERRT; via the coding sequence ATGGAAAGTTATTTGAAGGAAGCTCTGGAGATTGTCAAAGCACAAGCTAGTGTACGGACAATGACAGAAGAAGAAATCACAACAATGGTTCGTAAGCTTGCTGGGGGAATTAAGGAAATTAGTGCAAGCTGCTCCGTTGATGATGATTCTACAAGTAAGATGATTGATCCTAAAAAGGCGATTAAGGAAAAATCAATTACATGTGTTGAATGTGGAAAGTCCTTTAAAATAATAACAAAAAAACATCTTGCAACACACGAACTTACACCAGAAGAGTACCGTGCACGTTGTGGATATAAGAAAAACACTCCGTTGGTTTGCAAGTCACTCCAGCGAGAGCGTCGAAAGAAGATGAAAGACATGAGACTGTGGGAACGCAGGACATAG